The following are encoded in a window of Mycobacterium sp. ELW1 genomic DNA:
- the ureG gene encoding urease accessory protein UreG → MPPHFIDGQPHAHPDRPKRTRQPGEPLRIGIGGPVGSGKTALVAALCRQLRDDLSLAVLTNDIYTTEDADFLRRHAVLPDDRIAAVQTGGCPHTAIRDDITANLDAIDDLIAGHDDLDLILVESGGDNLTATFSSGLVDVQIFVVDVAGGDKVPRKGGPGVTFSDLLVVNKTDLAPLVGADLEVMRRDAAKVREGRPTELISLTDDPAASPVLAWVREQLRVNQLT, encoded by the coding sequence ATGCCTCCACATTTCATTGACGGTCAGCCGCACGCCCACCCGGACCGGCCCAAGCGGACCCGGCAACCGGGCGAGCCGTTGCGGATCGGCATCGGCGGCCCGGTCGGTTCGGGCAAGACCGCGCTGGTGGCTGCGCTGTGCCGCCAGCTGCGCGACGACTTGTCGCTCGCGGTGCTGACCAACGACATCTACACCACCGAGGACGCCGACTTCCTGCGCCGCCACGCGGTGCTGCCCGACGACCGGATCGCGGCCGTGCAGACCGGGGGCTGCCCGCACACTGCGATCCGCGACGACATCACCGCCAACCTCGACGCCATCGACGATCTGATCGCCGGACACGACGACCTCGATCTGATTTTGGTGGAATCCGGCGGCGACAACCTGACCGCGACGTTCTCCTCCGGGCTGGTGGACGTCCAGATCTTCGTCGTCGATGTGGCCGGGGGAGACAAGGTGCCGCGCAAGGGCGGTCCGGGCGTGACGTTCTCGGATCTGTTGGTGGTCAACAAGACCGACCTGGCTCCGCTGGTGGGCGCTGACCTGGAGGTGATGCGTCGCGACGCCGCCAAGGTTCGCGAGGGTCGCCCGACGGAGTTGATCTCACTGACCGACGATCCGGCGGCATCCCCGGTCCTGGCGTGGGTGCGCGAACAGCTGCGCGTCAACCAACTCACCTGA
- a CDS encoding urease accessory protein UreD, whose amino-acid sequence MHSDVVVVAQPGRLPRIECRGALAARHTEPDTVHLVSAAATPLGGDVISIRIIVEPGARLRLRSAAATVALPGAATTDSHACWHIEACGELDLDLEPTIVAANARHISELAVGVGDAARLRIRERVQIGRTGEREGFWSGAMRADVAGVPLLRHRVELGPSSVADDALGTPLACVSELRYPEPATDAAGVTLALAAGGSLSTWQGQRLYS is encoded by the coding sequence ATGCATTCTGATGTCGTGGTGGTGGCGCAGCCGGGACGGCTGCCCCGCATCGAATGCCGTGGGGCGCTGGCCGCCCGGCATACCGAGCCCGACACCGTGCACCTGGTGTCCGCGGCGGCGACGCCGCTGGGCGGGGACGTCATCTCGATCCGGATCATCGTCGAACCCGGTGCGCGGCTGCGGCTGCGCAGCGCCGCAGCGACCGTCGCGTTGCCCGGTGCCGCCACCACCGACTCGCACGCGTGCTGGCACATCGAGGCCTGCGGTGAGCTCGACCTCGACCTCGAGCCGACGATCGTGGCCGCCAACGCTCGGCATATCAGCGAGCTCGCGGTCGGTGTGGGCGACGCCGCCCGCCTGCGGATCCGGGAACGTGTGCAGATCGGTAGAACCGGTGAGCGCGAAGGGTTTTGGAGCGGTGCCATGCGCGCAGACGTGGCGGGCGTGCCGCTGCTGAGACATCGGGTGGAACTCGGGCCGTCGTCGGTGGCCGACGACGCGCTCGGCACTCCGCTGGCCTGTGTCAGCGAGTTGCGCTACCCGGAGCCCGCCACCGATGCCGCGGGGGTCACCCTCGCACTGGCGGCCGGTGGCAGTTTGTCGACCTGGCAGGGGCAGCGGCTCTACTCGTGA
- a CDS encoding HAMP domain-containing sensor histidine kinase, giving the protein MLSLRTIVIVAALSVVILVLTLGTWVWLGVTNDQYSQLDRRLDSVSSLGDVSSLLTTSKPDAGGTPTPDGNLVRTIRVGAMAMSVPPDVVLPALDNGYANTTIDGVEYRVRTFAVGGATIALGAPLAETQRRIAELHLRVLLICAGVIAGTVVVGWLISLIMINPFRVLAQQARAINAQSNPDEVQVRGVKEAVEIAEAVEGMLARIGDEQDRTRAALESARDFAAVASHELRTPLTAMRTNLEVLSTLDLAPEQRNEVIGDVIRTQSRIEATLTALERLAQGELTTAADFVPFDVTELLDRAAHDAERIYRDLAVSLVPSPAVLMVGLPVGLRLVIDNAIANAVKHGGATEIQLSVSSSADGVQITVDDDGSGVPEDERATVFERFSRGSTASRSGSGLGLALVAQQAELHGGTASLTTSPLGGARLVLTLAGRHE; this is encoded by the coding sequence ATGCTGTCGCTGCGCACGATCGTGATCGTCGCTGCGCTGTCCGTGGTGATCCTCGTGCTGACGCTGGGCACGTGGGTGTGGCTGGGTGTCACCAACGACCAATACAGCCAGCTGGACCGCCGGCTGGACTCGGTCAGCAGCCTGGGGGACGTCAGCTCGCTGCTGACCACCTCCAAGCCGGACGCCGGCGGCACTCCCACTCCCGACGGAAACCTGGTGCGCACGATCCGGGTGGGCGCGATGGCGATGTCGGTACCGCCGGATGTGGTGCTGCCCGCGCTGGACAACGGCTACGCCAACACCACGATCGACGGCGTCGAGTACCGGGTGCGGACGTTCGCCGTCGGCGGCGCCACGATCGCGCTGGGCGCTCCCCTCGCCGAAACCCAGCGGCGGATCGCCGAACTGCACCTGCGGGTTTTGTTGATCTGTGCGGGGGTCATCGCCGGGACCGTGGTGGTCGGCTGGCTGATCTCGCTGATCATGATCAACCCGTTCCGGGTGCTCGCCCAGCAGGCCCGCGCGATCAACGCCCAGTCCAACCCCGACGAGGTCCAGGTGCGCGGCGTCAAGGAAGCCGTGGAGATCGCCGAGGCGGTCGAAGGAATGCTGGCCCGCATCGGTGACGAGCAGGATCGCACCAGAGCCGCGCTGGAGTCGGCCCGGGACTTCGCGGCCGTCGCATCCCACGAGCTCCGCACCCCGCTGACCGCCATGCGCACCAACCTCGAGGTGCTCTCCACCCTCGACCTGGCACCCGAACAGCGCAATGAGGTGATCGGCGACGTCATCCGCACCCAGAGCCGCATCGAGGCCACGCTGACCGCGCTGGAGCGGCTGGCCCAGGGCGAACTGACCACGGCCGCGGACTTCGTGCCGTTCGATGTCACCGAACTGCTCGACCGCGCCGCGCATGACGCCGAGCGCATCTACCGCGATCTGGCGGTGTCGCTGGTGCCCTCCCCCGCGGTGCTGATGGTCGGACTGCCGGTGGGGCTGCGGCTGGTCATCGACAACGCGATCGCGAACGCCGTCAAGCACGGCGGCGCTACCGAGATTCAGCTGTCGGTGTCCAGTTCGGCCGACGGTGTTCAAATCACCGTCGACGACGACGGCAGCGGGGTTCCCGAAGACGAACGGGCCACGGTGTTCGAGCGGTTTTCCCGCGGCTCGACCGCGTCCCGGTCCGGGTCTGGACTCGGGTTGGCGCTGGTGGCCCAGCAGGCGGAATTGCACGGCGGCACAGCGTCATTGACCACCAGCCCGCTGGGTGGCGCCCGCCTGGTCCTGACCCTGGCCGGCCGTCACGAGTAG
- a CDS encoding heme-binding protein: MTSNRSVRRAAAAAIGAGAVLLSVAGPASADPPPNCTTADMTGIMAGVSAAMSNYLFTHPDVNGFFTGLQGLPKDQVKAQTQQYLDANPQVRAELDGIRQPSTDFRNRCGLIQRPLAPGVI; the protein is encoded by the coding sequence ATGACATCCAATCGTTCCGTGCGTCGCGCGGCTGCGGCAGCGATCGGCGCCGGCGCGGTGTTGCTCAGTGTGGCCGGCCCCGCTTCGGCAGACCCGCCGCCCAACTGCACCACCGCGGACATGACCGGAATCATGGCGGGAGTGTCGGCGGCGATGTCGAACTATCTGTTCACACACCCGGACGTCAACGGATTCTTCACCGGCCTGCAGGGGCTGCCGAAGGATCAGGTCAAGGCTCAGACGCAGCAGTACCTGGACGCCAACCCGCAGGTCCGCGCCGAGCTGGATGGCATTCGCCAGCCGTCGACCGATTTCCGCAACCGCTGCGGACTCATTCAGCGTCCGCTGGCACCCGGCGTGATCTAG
- a CDS encoding NAD(P)/FAD-dependent oxidoreductase, giving the protein MTHPGATPSDKHKVVIIGSGFGGLNAAKQLKRADVDIKLIAKTTHHLFQPLLYQVATGIISEGEIAPPTRVVLRDQRNCQVLLGEVTNVDLANKTVDSILLGHTYRTPYDTLIVAAGAGQSYFGNDHFAEWAPGMKTIDDALELRGRILGAFEQAERSSDPVRREKLLTFVVVGAGPTGVEMAGQIAELADHTLKGAFRHIDSTRARVILLDAAPSVLPPMGEKLGKKAADRLEKLGVEIQLGAMVTDVDRNGITVKRGDGTLDRIECATKVWSAGVSASPLGKIIADQSGAEIDRAGRVKVLPDLTVPGNPNVFVVGDMAFVEGVPGMAQGAIQGAKYAAKLVKAELKGADPAAREPFQYFDKGSMATVSRYSAVAKIGKIEFGGFIAWLAWLFLHLIYLVGFKARLTTSLSWISTFIGSHRGQLTITEQQAYARTTIEQLQEIAAAVEDEKAAS; this is encoded by the coding sequence ATGACCCACCCCGGTGCCACCCCATCGGATAAGCACAAGGTCGTCATCATCGGTTCGGGATTCGGTGGCCTGAACGCCGCCAAGCAGCTCAAACGAGCCGACGTCGACATCAAGCTCATCGCCAAGACCACCCACCACCTGTTCCAGCCGCTGCTGTACCAGGTGGCGACGGGCATCATCTCGGAAGGCGAGATCGCCCCGCCCACCCGCGTGGTGCTGCGCGACCAGCGCAACTGCCAGGTTCTGCTCGGCGAGGTCACCAACGTCGACCTGGCCAACAAGACGGTCGACTCGATCCTGCTGGGTCACACCTACCGCACCCCGTACGACACCCTGATCGTCGCCGCCGGGGCCGGTCAGTCCTACTTCGGCAATGACCACTTCGCCGAGTGGGCCCCCGGCATGAAGACCATCGACGACGCGCTCGAACTGCGCGGCCGCATCCTGGGCGCCTTCGAACAGGCCGAGCGGTCGAGCGACCCGGTGCGCCGGGAGAAGCTGCTGACCTTCGTCGTCGTCGGCGCCGGCCCGACCGGTGTGGAGATGGCCGGGCAGATCGCCGAACTCGCCGACCACACCCTCAAGGGTGCGTTCCGCCACATCGACTCCACCCGGGCTCGGGTGATCCTGCTGGATGCCGCCCCGTCGGTGCTGCCGCCGATGGGCGAGAAGCTCGGCAAGAAGGCCGCCGACCGGCTGGAGAAGCTCGGCGTCGAGATCCAGCTGGGCGCGATGGTCACCGACGTCGACCGCAACGGCATCACCGTCAAACGCGGCGACGGCACCCTCGACCGCATCGAATGCGCCACCAAGGTGTGGTCGGCCGGTGTGTCGGCCAGCCCGCTGGGCAAGATCATCGCCGACCAGTCCGGCGCCGAGATCGACCGCGCCGGCCGCGTCAAGGTGCTGCCGGATCTCACCGTTCCGGGGAACCCGAACGTGTTCGTGGTCGGCGACATGGCGTTCGTCGAGGGCGTTCCCGGTATGGCGCAGGGTGCCATCCAGGGCGCCAAATACGCCGCCAAGCTGGTCAAGGCCGAGTTGAAGGGCGCAGACCCGGCGGCCCGCGAACCGTTCCAGTACTTCGACAAGGGGTCGATGGCGACGGTGTCGCGGTACTCGGCAGTGGCCAAGATCGGCAAGATCGAATTCGGCGGCTTCATCGCCTGGCTGGCCTGGCTGTTCCTGCACCTGATCTATCTGGTCGGGTTCAAGGCGCGCCTCACCACGTCGTTGTCGTGGATCAGCACGTTCATCGGCAGCCATCGCGGACAGCTGACGATCACCGAGCAGCAGGCCTACGCCCGCACGACAATCGAGCAACTCCAGGAGATTGCCGCTGCGGTCGAGGACGAGAAAGCCGCCAGCTGA
- a CDS encoding SDR family oxidoreductase: protein MDVLVTGGDTELGRTIAEGFRDAGHKVVISGARRDDLEVAAKELDVDAIVCDATDAETLGGLRTAFPHHLDTIVHVPAPAWVGGDPRTFSLTDTAKAWRTALDASVLSAVLLVQNIGDHLRSGGSIVTVVPENPRDGGADAAVKAALSNWTAGQADYFGTRGITVNTVACGRSAEPSYDGLSTTPPSVAAEIARLALFLTTPAARHITGQTVHVGRGALANFG from the coding sequence ATGGACGTGCTGGTCACCGGAGGTGACACCGAACTGGGTCGGACGATTGCGGAAGGTTTTCGCGACGCCGGCCACAAGGTCGTCATCAGCGGTGCACGCCGCGATGATCTCGAGGTGGCCGCCAAGGAACTCGACGTCGATGCGATCGTGTGCGACGCCACCGATGCGGAGACGCTGGGTGGGCTGCGCACCGCGTTCCCGCATCATCTGGACACCATCGTTCACGTGCCCGCACCCGCCTGGGTGGGCGGCGACCCCCGCACCTTCAGCCTCACCGACACCGCCAAGGCGTGGCGGACCGCGCTGGACGCCAGCGTCCTGTCCGCGGTGCTGCTGGTGCAGAACATCGGCGATCACCTGCGTTCCGGCGGATCGATCGTCACGGTGGTGCCGGAGAATCCTCGCGACGGTGGCGCCGATGCCGCGGTCAAGGCCGCACTGTCGAATTGGACTGCGGGACAAGCGGATTACTTCGGTACCCGCGGCATCACCGTCAACACGGTGGCGTGCGGCCGCAGCGCCGAGCCGTCCTACGACGGGCTGTCGACCACCCCGCCGTCGGTGGCGGCCGAGATCGCCCGCCTCGCGCTGTTCCTGACCACGCCCGCGGCCCGGCACATCACCGGTCAGACGGTGCACGTCGGCCGGGGCGCACTCGCCAATTTCGGCTGA
- a CDS encoding ABC transporter permease gives MKRSRAHRTQPPLPRWVYVPAALGAAFVVLPLAAMAVKVDWTNFWSLISSTPSQAALLLSLRTAAASTTMCLIFGVPMALVLARNDGRIVRTLRPLILLPLVLPPVVGGIALLYAFGRLGLLGSYLEAAGIRIAFTTTAVVLAQTFVSLPFLVIALEGAARTAGADFDIVASTLGARPATVWWRVTLPLLTPGLVSGAVLAFARSLGEFGATLTFAGSRQGVTRTLPLEIYLQRESDADAAVALSLLLVVVAAVVVLGLGVRRLSGWTGNG, from the coding sequence GTGAAGCGCAGCCGGGCGCACCGGACGCAGCCGCCGCTGCCGCGGTGGGTTTACGTCCCTGCAGCGCTCGGCGCGGCCTTCGTCGTGCTGCCCCTGGCGGCGATGGCGGTCAAGGTCGACTGGACGAATTTCTGGTCCCTGATCAGCAGCACGCCGTCACAGGCCGCGCTGCTGCTGAGCCTGCGCACCGCGGCGGCCAGCACGACGATGTGCCTGATCTTCGGTGTGCCGATGGCGCTGGTACTGGCCCGCAACGACGGCCGAATCGTGCGGACGTTGCGACCGCTGATTCTGTTGCCGCTGGTGTTGCCGCCGGTGGTCGGCGGTATCGCGCTGCTGTACGCCTTCGGCAGGCTCGGCCTGCTGGGCAGCTATCTGGAGGCGGCGGGCATCCGGATCGCCTTCACGACCACCGCGGTGGTGCTGGCGCAGACGTTCGTCTCGCTGCCGTTCCTGGTGATCGCGCTCGAGGGCGCTGCCCGCACCGCGGGCGCCGACTTCGACATCGTGGCGTCGACGCTGGGGGCCAGGCCGGCGACCGTGTGGTGGCGGGTGACGTTGCCGCTGCTCACGCCCGGCCTGGTCTCCGGCGCGGTGCTGGCCTTCGCCCGCTCGCTCGGCGAGTTCGGGGCCACGCTGACCTTCGCGGGATCGCGACAGGGTGTCACCAGGACGCTGCCGCTGGAGATCTATCTGCAACGGGAGAGCGACGCCGACGCGGCGGTCGCGTTGTCGCTGCTGCTGGTCGTCGTCGCGGCGGTGGTGGTGCTGGGTCTCGGGGTGCGACGGCTGTCCGGCTGGACCGGCAATGGCTGA